One Plasmodium brasilianum strain Bolivian I chromosome Unknown PB_00_18, whole genome shotgun sequence genomic region harbors:
- a CDS encoding fam-m protein, with product MERKIKSTMFIKISVLIILNLIYHFNMDERVFNRSMDESYEPDRLDTKNYRILAKCIHNSDSYTLGIKKNMPKTTEYKKKDISKNEKLDKKKNKQLNRSLLNKAQYYTEVTDYNKGMFDGKHFHFEKKWVKKKDYDHYLERNRRICDISLKKIKFRKYGIGISMFLIFLLLGIGIPVLPRLESLKNAWDSIKNDSVWDPFKTFIDPLIQGNEYYIFIALFSVLMIMLSIMIIISTYKILRNNEKYNKIKLINE from the exons ATGGAACGTAAAATTAAGTCAACCATgttcattaaaatttctgTATTAATCATCTTAAATTtgatatatcattttaacATGGATGAG AGAGTATTTAATAGATCTATGGATGAAAGTTACGAACCTGATAGATtagatacaaaaaattatagaatactagcaaaatgtatacataacaGCGATTCATATACTTTAgggataaaaaagaatatgcCAAAAACTAcagaatacaaaaaaaaagatatatctaaaaatgagaaactggacaaaaaaaaaaacaaacaattaaatagaagtttattaaataaggcACAATATTATACAGAAGTTACAGATTATAATAAAGGAATGtttgatggaaaacatttccattttgaaaaaaaatgggttaaaaaaaaagattatgatCATTATCTTGAAAGAAACAGGAGAATTTGtgatatatctttaaaaaaaataaaatttagaaaatatggAATTGGGATTTCTatgtttcttatttttctcttgCTGGGAATAGGAATACCCGTATTACCAAGACTGGAGTCTTTGAAAAATGCATGGGACAGTATTAAGAATGATTCAGTATGGGATccttttaaaacatttatagATCCATTGATACAGGGAAATgaatactatatttttatagcaTTATTTAGCGTGCTTATGATTATGTTATCTATTATGATTATAATAAGTACTTACAAGAtcttaagaaataatgaaaaatataataaaattaagttaataaatgagtaa